A region from the Lycium barbarum isolate Lr01 chromosome 8, ASM1917538v2, whole genome shotgun sequence genome encodes:
- the LOC132606125 gene encoding uncharacterized protein LOC132606125 yields MQRTLRLIKASATESVELATYRLYDVAANWYESWELSRGDGAPPAEWDEFTEAFLGHFLPPELRRARADRFLLLRQNGRSVRDYSLEFDSLARYAPAVVATMTDKMHRYIMGLDRYLVDSCLVMAAQPGIDIARIQAHAQGMEDRHKGHQPDRGQDQSRPKRARSAGYSGEFRSRQPQQQQQSSRHPSQPAQSTPPQFSGKRFDSPGYTGAGQSSKASGSRVDRSSGQTRPPRPQCSYCGRHHTGECYRATGACFSCGHQGHTMRECPQRGGPSSTAQPTRSAAGSSSSSVAMRPTGQGTPAPAGRGRGRGGVSNSRGPSNRIYALASRQDQEASPNVITGTLLVFSRSVYALIDPGSTLSYISPLIASKNGITTEPIEPFEVATPVGDFIIARQVYRECTVIICDRCTKADLVELDMIEFDVIMGMDWLAFCYANVDC; encoded by the coding sequence atgcagcgtacgttgcggttgattaaggcttccgCGACCGAGTCCGTTGAGCTAGCTACATATCGGTTGTACGACGTAgctgctaattggtatgagtcctgggagttgtccaggggtgacggcgctcccccagcagagTGGGATGAGTTTActgaggccttccttggccactttctacctccggagctacggcgagccagggctgacagatttttACTACTGAGACAGaatggcaggagtgtccgagattatagcctagagttcgactcattggccagatatgcaccggctgtggtagctactatgactgacAAGATGCACCGGTATATTATGGGATTGGACCGTTATTTGGTCGATAGTTGTCTGGTGATGGCCGCTCAGCCCGGGAtagatattgcccgtatacaggcacacgcccagggtatggaggaccggcataaggGGCATCAGCCCGATAGAGGTCAGGACCAGagccggcccaagagggccagatcagctgggtattctggggagtttcggaGTAGACAGCCTCAGCAACAGCAGCAGTCTAGCAgacatccttcccagccggcacagagcacacctccgcAGTTTTCAGGCAAGAGATTTGACAGCCCAGGGTAtacaggagcaggccagagctccaaggcttcaggttcacgggtagacaggagttccggtcaaacgaggccacccaggcctcagtgttcttattgcggGAGGCACCATACTGGAGAGTGCTATCGTGCcacaggtgcctgtttttcttgtggccatcaaggccatactatgagaGAGTGTCCACAGAGGGGCGGTCCAAGTAGTACGGCTCAGCCTACTAGGTCAGCTGCTGGTTCTTCATCTTCGtccgtagctatgcgccccacggggcagggtacaccagcaccagcaggtcgcggcagaggccgtggtggagtttccaATTCTAggggtccttcgaaccgcatatatgctttggccagccgccaggaccaggaggcgtcgccaaatgtcatcacaggtacattattggttttctcccgatctgtatatgcattgattgatccaggttctacgttgtcatatatttctcctctcaTCGCTAGTAAGAATGGAATAACTaccgaacctatagagccatttgaagtagctacTCCGGtaggggattttattatagcgaggcaagtatatagagaatGTACGGTAATCAtatgtgatcgttgcactaaggcggatttggtggagttagatatgatcgaatttgatgttattatgggcatggattggctagctttctgttatgctaatgttgattgttag